The DNA window ctaacCTAACAGGATTCAAAAtgcttgttattataaatgcttatatttattgttattataaatgcttgttattacttgtattttttacaaattattgaaaagaatatattaaaacatcattattaatttattattaattttctaatatattttaaatcattattatgcaaataataatactataaaagtgttcaatttttaatcaatataaataaagaatattaaaaattaaaaaactgatatatatatgtacatacatacatacatacatacatacatacatacatacatacatacatatatatatatatatatatatatatatatatatatctttactaaataaaatattttaatatatgaaatatcaaaGGTAGACAAATTCTAGGACAAAGAGTGATCTTCAGGTCAGACCATACTGGTGTAACAGCTGCCTCTGCCCTATCATCCTATTGGCTGCTTGTAAAGCCCTTTACAAAAACTGCTAATAAAGACTGTTATACAGAATCTATATTGtctatgatatatttaaaatatatatatttatatatcaagttaaatgttatttaatttgGTTAAATTTACAATATCAATTGTTCTATCATGTGttccaattattatttgtaatatttacctgttcttttaatttatggTAATCttgtttaaatttatcatCGTCCCAATTCGTgtcaatgtatttttttaaattttctctcaCATAAGGAAATAAGGTATCCTGGAAGAGAAGCAATAAACTGTGTAAAAATTCTGTAAAAAACGCAAGAAAAatcatattgtttaaatattcgtcatttctttcgattcgaaatattatcgtcatcgtcataaCGCGTTCTGGGAAGGAAAGCAAGAAAATCTATAGTACACTGCGCGATCTagtgtatgtaaaaaaaaaaaaaaggaaagaaagaaagaaagaaagaaaacagccataccaagaaataataatttatggtgttcatttgtatatataataaatatacaaacacatataagaaaacaaaagagataacaaaaaaattgttttcaaacATGAATATAAGATTTGCCGCGAAACTTGTTTAGAAATATCGATATGTCCTTTGGAAATCAAGGCGAGAAGAGAAGACGAGTAAAAACCGGAAAgtggagaggaaaaaaaggaggtgAAGGCCCTACCGAAAATTCGaaatgaacgaagaaagaCACGAAAAGAGATGGTTTAATTCGAAGCgcgaaaaataatgataatcaaagTAATAAAGTATTCGGATCGATGATCGAGacgaaatttcgaaaaaatttcaGACTGCGATTTCCGAGAAGCGTGCAAGGAAAAGTTGAAGCTCCGTTGTTCGCTCGCCGGCATCGTACAACACTACCCTTCCTTCCAATGAACGACACGCGTGAGAAATATATGCCCGAGATATACGCGACAAAACGAAAAACGTGAAGAGCggctcttttttcctttcgaatatcgaaaatattattgcgGAGTCGACAAAGAcgattctccttttttttcccttttacctCGAAAGGAAGGAATTGTAATAAAACAGTTAAGCGCGAGCATCGTAGGGCGCGTTCAAGAACGCCACGGCCATGGCCTTTGTTACCTTTACGAAGCTTATGCTCGTCGTCGTACCCTCGATGTCAACCAGGATCGTCGTTTGCGATAGCATACTCTCCTCTTGTTCCTGGCTACGCTTTTCCCCGGCCATTTCCACGATTTACTCGTTCTATTCCGACCgaaggataaataataaatatatctatatgtagtACGTATCAAGCCGTAGGACGTTGAAAGCACGGTGGTGTGTATGTACGTCTCTCCGACGCGTTCTTGTTGAAAGCCGGCGAATGAATTCGCTCTTGCCCCCCGCGCACTGGTGTGTGCGTGCGAACTCGTTTCTCCCTTCGTCCCTCGTCCAGTGCCGATCCCACGGTAACCAGGACCGTATCAATGATATTCCTCTTTACTCTAGTCTTTTACTACACACATAacgaattttacattttttttttacctgtaTTCAAAAGATCTACGAAAATTCATCTTTTcataatctttcattttttttctcgatcttcttatattactttttctcgaGACAACCATATTTGGCATTTCCATTGGGTTGTCTATCTAAAGTGATTTGACTTTCAAAAATTCTTCTTCCTAACCTTACGAATTACTTTTTATCTACGTATTCGTGTATATTACTTGTATGAGAGAATAATTTACTTgctatttttacaatatattgaCATTTTGATACTTATTATATCGTACATAGTAGAAATAAACGAggttcaattattttctttgaaaacatttcttttgaaatttgaGTGTGTAGAAATTTGTTGATACGATAGACCGTCATTGTTCGTACGATACTCGTTTCATGCGATATTATGCCGGCGAATTCGTCGACGAAAAACGTGCTAAcagttaaaatataaaatctgaaTTCTTTTTTAGAGCGTTTGCGCATTtagaataagaaatttattcgtgTAATCATTAATAGAATGGGGCTCCGATATTAGTTATTACAATCCTGTATTATGGACGAAAATTGCAAGCTGTGTTAGTATCCATACGTTCGATATACATTAGTATTCGCGTGTTCGTGTAAATCGCTGCTTCCTTCAGCCAATGAGCGTTCGTGCTTTACGGTGTCATGTTTGCATCCACAGCAACGATCCCTCCGCAAAATCTTTTCGATGCAATAACTTTTTTCCTGAAAGTACATTTGTAAGAAATCTTGAATATAACGGATTCCAAAATTCTTTAAGTTTTCGTTAAGAACATTCGaatggtaaaaagaaaaatgattgttccaaaaaataaagataaacgtAATGAACTACACGCATATGTTTCGATATCACTCCGCGTGAAAGTAGTTCCTGgacactttatttttatcaatttttcgaaatttacgAATCCAAAtagatttctttcgatttgattaaaataccaaaagatatttattttaattttttcgaaaattaacatttattttcaataatcgGTTAATCATACTATCGATAGTATTAATAGGAAATTTTAAGGTGGTTGTATACAGCTGAGAGACGCAACCACCTGATTTTTGCATGGGGCGCGACGTTGCCTGCAAAGGCGGAACCATTTAAATTTTGACATTCGCCGGATCTACACGTGCACGCCAACCGTCATCTGTCAGTATAACCGGTAACAGCTTATTTCAAACCACGTGCATGTTACGCGgtttaagaaattaatatttatatactctATTTAAATCctcgaaatatatatgcatatacgtatatatatatatatatatatgtatatatatatatatatatatatatattagatatgcTTTCATTATATGATtcataatatgataattatcattgaattgaggatttattatatttttataaaatgtgaGTTATGTTTAACACAGAATATTTCGTATgaagtatagaaaaaaaatttcaatgtttctACAAACACGtattgaatgaatgaaagaaattttatggaataaatttaataatttcaattttattttttagtatTGAACGCAAAAGTAATACTTCCccagtattatattatttatataagaataataaaaattatttaataaattttaaatataaatcacaattaattaatgtaaaattatatatatttatacaactacattttatatcaaacacatcatttatttaacattactATGATATTAGACATTTTGCAACTgctttaatttttctcctaGATGATTATTCAAATGAATTCTAATTTCTTGTTGATCATTACATTTTTCTCCACATTCAGGACATTCTAAATCACCTTTATCATGATGCTGTTTACGATGCTTTGATCGATAATTGTATGAAGCAAAATGTTCTCCACAATCCTGACATTGATAAGGTAATTCACCTGTATGCTTTCTTTGATGATGATCCCTCGAATCTTTACGTCTAAAACTCATATTGCAATATTCGCAAACAAATGGTTTTTTACCAGTATGTAGAAGAACATGATTATACAGAGATTTAGTATCATTAAAACCTTTCTCACACTGTGcacatttatatcgtttttcgcCATTGTGTTTACTtcttatatgatttattaaaagttGTTTTACTCTATAAGAGGCATTACAAATATCACATTGATATATAGGATCTACTTTACCCTCATGTATTCGTTCTTTGTGTGCCTTTAAGGACATTTGATGTTTAAATTTTTCGTGACACTCTTCACATTCATACCATGGTTTTTGTTCAATTAAAATTGGATCTTGATTACTAATTTCGTGGGTTTCTatcatatgatattttaacattctatatGTTGGAAAATCCTCCATACATATAGGGCATGTAAATACTTGtggtaataatatatttttatcatgtttCCAATGTTTTTCTAAATGTTCAttcatattttgtttctttctaaatgacttattacaaatattacaaatataacggttatgagaaaaatgtatttttctatGAAGTCTTAAAGCATTTTTAGTTGTACATTTTTGTTCACACACATCACATTGAAAAGGTCTTTCACCAGTATGAGTACGATGATGCTCTCGTAGACGTGCTTTCAATTGAAACGACTTACCACATAATTCACAAACATAAGGTCTTGCACCCTTATGAACAAAGAGATAATGCTCatataaagaattttctgCACTAAACTCTTTACCACAAGTACtacaaataaattctttcatattttcattgtgTCGCATTTCATGAAATTCTAATCTTTCTTTACGTACAAAATGTTTAGGACATTTGGAACAATGATATTGACGGGGTGATATTACTTTTGCTTCATTTCCATCTACAACTAAAGAAAGAGTAGAATCTTCACAAGAAGAACAAGTAACCAAATCATTAATAGCATCTGGATctaaatcaaaaattaattttccacATAAATTACAATTGGTGAATGTTTTTCCTTGTATTTTTACTGCAAGTTCTTTCTGTGTATTATCAATGTCTAAGTCATTATTACCAATATCGACATTTATCTCCTGAATACCAGAATGTTTATGCTTCTTTTGATGTCCCTTTAATCttgtatattttgaaaataatttatcacatTCCAAGCAAATAAAACGTTGTGAATTTTtatgtgtataataataatgatcccacaataaattttcattacttgctttttttttacaaacagtacatacatatttatccaTACAATCAAATTTGTGTCTTTCCATATGAAATTCATATTTTGATTGTGAAAGATATCGAGCACCACATAAATTACATACAATTCTTGGacaagattttatattatctttgtcGTCTGTTTTAATATCCtcattattaatgattctGTCGTGCTTCTTATAGTTTTTTTCACAATTGAACCatacaatattatcataaGTAGATTCTAATTTTACTGATGTATTTGTATCCTTACAATTTACAAGTTCAGAATATGGCTCATAAATTACTTCTAATTTAGGAATCTTAACAGAATCTGaagtttctttatattttatatttctcttaaattttcttttgacatCTTTCTGTGTCCTATTTAAGGAATTTTCCTTACCAATCATATTATATGTCAATgtatttttacgattaatgtcttttatttcaatactTTCTCCATTCATATTTGCTTTTAATTTGATACAATTTTGTGGATTTACATTGTCTTGTTTTATATTAAGCGCTATTGGTTTTTCGAAGTTTTGAAGATTTTGCTCTTTTGTTGGGTAAGTTTTTTCAGTATGACCAACAATTGCTAGTGAAATTTGAAAACTATAATCACAGTTTTGTGGATTACTAactaataatatcattaaatcgACATTACAATTTGGACATGTGCATACTGTATCATTACAAATCTTAGCAAATATAtctgtttgttctttttcatttcttgtaAACTCATGAAAACAATTACTTTTTCCGTTATTTAattctctttcatattttaaaactTCTTGAATGAACTTATGATAAAGAATAACTTTGTCATGACaggatatacatacaaatttaGAGCCATCATCCAATGgagatatctataaaaaaaaaaaaataatgatttttcaatatcTATACAAGcacatttacatttaattagaattaaagaatatttcatagaaaaatataaataaaagcatACATTTACATACATTAATTGGTAATGtgtctattattttttgttttagatCTGTCGAatcttcaaatatatttttaagccTTCCGTTTTGAAGGTTTATACCACATAAACGAcacaataacataattatgGCTGATCAGCCGCCACATACTCTTTAAGAAATCTGTATCAATAATGCTATAAGACCAATAAATCTATGATCgtggtatatatttttaaagccAAATCACAGATATTCTACCACGTATACatctgtaaaataaatttattcaaatctGCTAtacttacataaaaatatttttatatatgcttattatattcttgaaGATTGGTTGAAGATTGGATTTAtcctatataaaaataaagaattatacgatttaattctttcagtttagacatttattatatatttcatgtaaaattgtaacttatcatattaaaacatCTTACGTatcaattagaaattaaaaatgattaattatagaAACTTTGGGTTTAATCTTTAATCAAATTCCAAATTTTTTGACACGCATATAGGGAcgtcaaatataatatatatatacatgtatattatatatatatatattatatatatatatgcaagaaTACTTATGTATTACTAAGAGTCTCATtcttatatatcgttataacgaTTGGTCCattctttttgaaaatgaaCCAATGAAAAGTAAGGCTATGCAGACGATACgtgataattctttttaaaagttttctatgaatgaaaaataattaatatcgaaatatgtaatattataagtattggatataaatgttatttttttaagtaaaacAACTGAAGAATGGAATTAAAATCGCGtggaaaaaatttatgaattaaagTATGTTAAAGGTCACTTCATTACTACGCAAGCGTAGACAAATCTGCTTGTGACCGATATCTTTTACGCAACAGACAGTCCTGACCAAGGGTGGATGGTTTTTGTCAAAAACTATCTAGTtaagtttaaataatttcgtagaaaaatgttacgtcTCGTGGTAGGACGCATTGGATCCTCTCtaagaaatattacgatacCTCGTACTACGATTGTTGGTACTCAGTCTTATAGAAATTCGCACGGTTCTACTGAATCTGATGAAGAATTCGATGCACGATATGAAAGTTTTTTCAATCGTCCGGATATCGATGGCTGGGAGGCTCGAAAGGCAATGAACGATTTAGCTGGTAAAGATTTaacatttacattttatcttcacattattattacaaatattattaattaaaattttcagaaAATCTAAGTATTTCGCATTTaacatataatttgtattatatagttAAGCTCTATAgtttattaatatgtaatacattttatattttgttatatatatatatatatatatatatatatatatatatatatatatatatatcttattatgcCTGTAATTTCTTGATTACAAGTCatagaataacattaatactcATTGATATAACAAGCATGcgttatatttacaattcttCTActgtaacataattaaaacataatttttatttcataagaaTGACAGTCGTTAAGAATATTGAGAATTTAACTGTGTTAAGATGTATCTAAcagttttgttatttttaaaaaataaatgatttattggttattatttgCTGCTTACTATTAAGATTTCTTGTTTGTATATTTACTTTACTAGGTATGGACATGGTTCCTGAACCCAGAATTATCTGTGCAGCATTAAGAGCTTGTAGACGAGTAAATGATTATGCACTGGCTATTAGATTCTTGGAATCTATTAAAGACAAATGCGGTCCGTATGTCAACACTATTTATCCATATATTCTTCAAGAGATAAGGCCTACCTTAGATGAATTGGGTATCAATACTCCAGAAGAATTAGGATATGACAAACCAGAATTAGCCCTTGTAGCCCCAtatgaaatgtaaataaaaatgtattaatttccATTTTAGTATTTATACATGAAAGTGCATCTTTATCAAGCTTGTTGTTCACAAAAAGTTGAACTGTATTGAATAAAATGTACTTTCAATAGATCTATTTATAAAAGTGTTtcttaattcaataaaaaatttttgatcatTATGCAGTATTTTcctaattattaatcaatcaatctgTGCTTTATAgttctattaataaaataatatgtaagaATTGTAAACAAGGGTCAGTGCAAATTTAAGTAATGTGGGAAACATAATGAAATGATATGTGTGCTATATTTGAACTGTTTTTCCATTGGTTCTTTATGTCATGTTTAAAATGGTAATGGActcaatttactttttttacacTGAacttaaacaaagaaaaatgacaCAATCACGACATATTTACAAATTACATTATAGGATACACAGCAGTAAagtcatatacatatatgtctaTAATCATCTAATGTGTAATATACGTTCTTCTTAGATGATATAGAACTTAATTTATGTTGGGTATGTTCTTTCATGAACAAAAATGTAGAATACAACATGATCTTACCtatacatgtttatatattacatcacGTTTTCAATGGCCATGATTTTACAAAACAATGCAACAATTAATATCTAATCAATATAATCTGCACTAGTAATagttgttattaaatttaaatacttttgtctataatattataaaaacttttGGTATTGTTATGCCTAGTTCCAAAGGCAGCTTGTTGTTTCAATGTTACGACTTATTTTCCAACATGTATGTTACAAGGATGAAAAACTACTACAAATCTACAGGAACTTCGTGTATggtaaaaatgtattatcaataataaatattgaataagtgtagaaagaaaatctaaCTTAACATTACTAaatgagagataaaaatttagTATCTAGAACAAAAACCTTGGCATTTTCGTATTTATTGATATGAttaaagtatattaataagtgtaaataaattatgtataaattgttttttattcgttaGGGTGATTGCACAAATAAAAGTATTTCAGTTTatcagattttcttttttttttttcttataccgCAACATTGAAACAAAATTGCACAAAGTAAATACAGTTTTTCTAGTATCAGATATAAAAGTGAATTGGCTCTTCACTGCTATCGAAGAATGGTttctgtaatataaaatagaagtgaCATGTTTTGATTACTTCAAAATGCAGTAAGAGCAatgtattttctaatttttatgtaaGGTACTCCGTTTAAAATCGTGTATCTAGTActgatttcttaaatatactgaaaaaaatattagcacAATCGCCAGATAAAGTTTGCATTTGTTATATATCAGTTCTTAAtctaaaaacataaatataacattatactTTCGTAACAATTTCATgttatgtttttttattatgtaaaaataataaaaccttaaaaaattaaaaaagaccAAAAGTTAAACtcagtattaaatattaaagtataCAATCACACCTAAATCAAGTATATTGGATGTTAAATGCAAATATTTAACttcttgagaaaaaaaatatcttatccTATTTGTACCCGTCAGAAatgcttaattttttttactgctATAATGTGAtcctgtgtgtatgtatgtgtgtatatctatacatatatatctctacAACCAAGCACAAATTTGGTTCATTCTTTCGTCATAAAAATATGTTACATGTCTTTTGGCCATAGCCAAATATTTTGAATCTGAttcagaatatatatttttacactaAATCagattgttaatttttttttaatttgcaatATACTATGTTTTCACACGATTttgaaattatcatttatgaaatattattttccaatatgcccaaaaataaataaaaaaatgtaattttatcaatatattaaaagctccatttttttttaaatagattataaCACTGATGATGAGTTTAAcatcaaaatattatcttaatgttaaaaactcaTATATGTGCTTTTCATAAATAGTTGTCtacttattaaattaatttaacataaaACATATAACTCTTTGGAATATCCATAAGAGTTTAGCCAGTTCTAACCAATTCTAGGACTagatgaaaatatattgttatcgtaCTTATTATTGGAAAATGTGTATTGCATTTTCCATATAACAAAGATCTCTCCTAAGGagcaattaataaaatttttgaagaTACAGTTATTCTTTAAATAGTAGTACTTTCAAAAAGTCGTACTACTTTGGAGAAATAGAATTACAGGTAAATATTGTATAGgtctataataaattttgaatacAAACTCTTAATTCATTGATTAACGCACCTGTCATTTACACACTCAAACACACTCATTATTTAGAAGAGCAGTTAGCGAATCTGCACTGCACAAGAATTCATGACACAATTGTCTGccttaatatttcaaatacaaaTCCTTACAAttctttcacttctttttcttacactCTCATTACACgccaatttattttaatggatTTAATAGAGCTTGTCTATTAATTATGCACAATGTTGCTTATTCTGGACTAGACACGGTTTGTTGTGGTTGACTATCTTCATCTTTCACTACGTCTGCTTGCATAGCTTTGGTAAGAACATTAGCGTCTTTTAACGATATCACTTGAAGAACTTGATGTTCTCCTGCTGCATTTATCATTGTCATAGGATGACCTTGAATTGTGACAGCTTCAATACTGGTTTCCCCATTTCCAGGTTCAACTTTAGGTACTTGAACCATCGGTGTTACGACTTGCATAGTACCATCACTTTGAATATTGGCCACCATAGTTTGATACATACTTGCAGACACTGGTACAGTGATTACTCCTGACACAGATACTGGATATCCTGTAACATAGACAAAACCGTCCTATGTTCTGCCTGTACTCAGGCATTTTCTGTAGAATAAACTGGATTATTGTCTTTTCCTTtatgtatgtgcatgtatgtatagatatacacaAATTTAAtcatgtttttatatatagtaatcACAATAATGGTAAACACTCACTCCTTTCTTAACAAGACATACCAGTTTACAATACAGTTATAACagtgaatatattatataaataacagtGAACAAAATTAATAGGGTGTGCGAAAGAAAAGTATGTATACTTACTATGTTTTTTGGCACACCCTTTTAACGTCTATAGTATCAGGACATAATACACATAATGCATATCTATACGAAAAAGATAAGGCAGTAATAATGGCAGTAAATGTTTAAGCTTTTTGTAACAGAATTTAGTGatcttaatgataatattataattttgagtATAATACCACTAACAATAAagaattatgaattataatacttttgtTTCAAGTAGCTTAAACACAAACTGTTAAAtacaacaaatataaaataataaaacatcaaCAAAAAATGCTCTATGtacatcaattttattgtatctcctttctttaaattaatgaaaataatcttcTGTAATAATGATGTGCAATGATCATAAAACAAAGGGTGGGTTTTGTCATGATTATgatcataatttttctttatttatttttactgcaCTAATTTTAAGAATccatgtaataatttatttttattaatattctgaCATCTATACACGTAGACTCAATTtctttaaatgtttattttttcagtCAGTTATCagtaataatttgaatatttctaatagatttatcgtgtatatttatttttcattctaaaGATTCTATAtacatgatatacatataaataaatgctaactttataatatctttcaaTACAAATATTGAATAGTTCATAGTTCCTCTGAAACGAGAATTGGAGAAAGCTTACTTATATAAACACACGTATGATacactttttaaataaagtttcattttttcattacttATTATACAAGACTAATGAAtgtaaatttcttattattgctttttctttatgtaaCACAAATGCTCttctgataatatttttaaaatatcatggATTCTTAAAgacgaaattaaaataacgctGTGCATAGCTCCAAATAAAGACAtatgtacaataataaaaacaataattaatcaaaaaaattcTACTTCATTAtacacaataataaagatttgtaAACATTGTTTTTGAATGGAGCTCAACAGACAGCATGCAAAACAATAAAGGTTTCTGGGCTAGTAAAAACAAATCACTGCTCAAGTAGTTCCTGGCCGGCGACCGTGCAGAGCCTATAGAAAACAGTTTTACCGTGACCATCTTCGCCTGTAAGGATGATTTGTCCATCTT is part of the Vespa crabro chromosome 8, iyVesCrab1.2, whole genome shotgun sequence genome and encodes:
- the LOC124426295 gene encoding zinc finger protein 615-like isoform X2 — its product is MYVNISPLDDGSKFVCISCHDKVILYHKFIQEVLKYERELNNGKSNCFHEFTRNEKEQTDIFAKICNDTVCTCPNCNVDLMILLVSNPQNCDYSFQISLAIVGHTEKTYPTKEQNLQNFEKPIALNIKQDNVNPQNCIKLKANMNGESIEIKDINRKNTLTYNMIGKENSLNRTQKDVKRKFKRNIKYKETSDSVKIPKLEVIYEPYSELVNCKDTNTSVKLESTYDNIVWFNCEKNYKKHDRIINNEDIKTDDKDNIKSCPRIVCNLCGARYLSQSKYEFHMERHKFDCMDKYVCTVCKKKASNENLLWDHYYYTHKNSQRFICLECDKLFSKYTRLKGHQKKHKHSGIQEINVDIGNNDLDIDNTQKELAVKIQGKTFTNCNLCGKLIFDLDPDAINDLVTCSSCEDSTLSLVVDGNEAKVISPRQYHCSKCPKHFVRKERLEFHEMRHNENMKEFICSTCGKEFSAENSLYEHYLFVHKGARPYVCELCGKSFQLKARLREHHRTHTGERPFQCDVCEQKCTTKNALRLHRKIHFSHNRYICNICNKSFRKKQNMNEHLEKHWKHDKNILLPQVFTCPICMEDFPTYRMLKYHMIETHEISNQDPILIEQKPWYECEECHEKFKHQMSLKAHKERIHEGKVDPIYQCDICNASYRVKQLLINHIRSKHNGEKRYKCAQCEKGFNDTKSLYNHVLLHTGKKPFVCEYCNMSFRRKDSRDHHQRKHTGELPYQCQDCGEHFASYNYRSKHRKQHHDKGDLECPECGEKCNDQQEIRIHLNNHLGEKLKQLQNV
- the LOC124426295 gene encoding zinc finger protein 615-like isoform X1 encodes the protein MLLCRLCGINLQNGRLKNIFEDSTDLKQKIIDTLPINISPLDDGSKFVCISCHDKVILYHKFIQEVLKYERELNNGKSNCFHEFTRNEKEQTDIFAKICNDTVCTCPNCNVDLMILLVSNPQNCDYSFQISLAIVGHTEKTYPTKEQNLQNFEKPIALNIKQDNVNPQNCIKLKANMNGESIEIKDINRKNTLTYNMIGKENSLNRTQKDVKRKFKRNIKYKETSDSVKIPKLEVIYEPYSELVNCKDTNTSVKLESTYDNIVWFNCEKNYKKHDRIINNEDIKTDDKDNIKSCPRIVCNLCGARYLSQSKYEFHMERHKFDCMDKYVCTVCKKKASNENLLWDHYYYTHKNSQRFICLECDKLFSKYTRLKGHQKKHKHSGIQEINVDIGNNDLDIDNTQKELAVKIQGKTFTNCNLCGKLIFDLDPDAINDLVTCSSCEDSTLSLVVDGNEAKVISPRQYHCSKCPKHFVRKERLEFHEMRHNENMKEFICSTCGKEFSAENSLYEHYLFVHKGARPYVCELCGKSFQLKARLREHHRTHTGERPFQCDVCEQKCTTKNALRLHRKIHFSHNRYICNICNKSFRKKQNMNEHLEKHWKHDKNILLPQVFTCPICMEDFPTYRMLKYHMIETHEISNQDPILIEQKPWYECEECHEKFKHQMSLKAHKERIHEGKVDPIYQCDICNASYRVKQLLINHIRSKHNGEKRYKCAQCEKGFNDTKSLYNHVLLHTGKKPFVCEYCNMSFRRKDSRDHHQRKHTGELPYQCQDCGEHFASYNYRSKHRKQHHDKGDLECPECGEKCNDQQEIRIHLNNHLGEKLKQLQNV
- the LOC124426301 gene encoding cytochrome c oxidase subunit 5A, mitochondrial, with product MLRLVVGRIGSSLRNITIPRTTIVGTQSYRNSHGSTESDEEFDARYESFFNRPDIDGWEARKAMNDLAGMDMVPEPRIICAALRACRRVNDYALAIRFLESIKDKCGPYVNTIYPYILQEIRPTLDELGINTPEELGYDKPELALVAPYEM
- the LOC124426295 gene encoding zinc finger protein 615-like isoform X3, whose translation is MILLVSNPQNCDYSFQISLAIVGHTEKTYPTKEQNLQNFEKPIALNIKQDNVNPQNCIKLKANMNGESIEIKDINRKNTLTYNMIGKENSLNRTQKDVKRKFKRNIKYKETSDSVKIPKLEVIYEPYSELVNCKDTNTSVKLESTYDNIVWFNCEKNYKKHDRIINNEDIKTDDKDNIKSCPRIVCNLCGARYLSQSKYEFHMERHKFDCMDKYVCTVCKKKASNENLLWDHYYYTHKNSQRFICLECDKLFSKYTRLKGHQKKHKHSGIQEINVDIGNNDLDIDNTQKELAVKIQGKTFTNCNLCGKLIFDLDPDAINDLVTCSSCEDSTLSLVVDGNEAKVISPRQYHCSKCPKHFVRKERLEFHEMRHNENMKEFICSTCGKEFSAENSLYEHYLFVHKGARPYVCELCGKSFQLKARLREHHRTHTGERPFQCDVCEQKCTTKNALRLHRKIHFSHNRYICNICNKSFRKKQNMNEHLEKHWKHDKNILLPQVFTCPICMEDFPTYRMLKYHMIETHEISNQDPILIEQKPWYECEECHEKFKHQMSLKAHKERIHEGKVDPIYQCDICNASYRVKQLLINHIRSKHNGEKRYKCAQCEKGFNDTKSLYNHVLLHTGKKPFVCEYCNMSFRRKDSRDHHQRKHTGELPYQCQDCGEHFASYNYRSKHRKQHHDKGDLECPECGEKCNDQQEIRIHLNNHLGEKLKQLQNV